Below is a window of Thermoproteota archaeon DNA.
CCAAATTTATCATCTGTATATTTGTGGAACCTTTGGTTTTGGATGTTTTTCTTGTTTCTGTTGTAATGCATTAAGAGTTTCTTGCATCAGATTTCTATGTTGAATTCTAAGAGTCTCCATCTTGTTTTTTATATCCTCAGTATCTAGTTTGATCTTTAACACTTTGCTTAGAGTTGTAATTGCGTTTATTGCAGCATTTGGATCTGGAAAAAATGGATGACATTCTGCATAAATTACTAGTGTTGGTACGCCTAATTTTCTAAATTTACTGAGCAATTTAGCCTCAGTACCATAAATTGAGCCTGCCAAAAACTTTGAAATTTGATTTTCATATAGTGTCTTTTCTAGTGATTTGTCGGTGATTAATCCATAAACTTTTGGAGATGCAGGGGGATTGTTTAACGCTTCTAAACCGCTAACCATTACTATCATGTCTATTTTTTGCTCTTTTGAATAATTCACAACCATTTCAGCAAAATCTGATGCAAGATCTGGCTCAAATGGAATGTCCGATAAAATCACAAACAAATTTTCTTTATTGTAAATTCTTATGGGTTCTAATATCTCTCCATTTTCCACAAACAATGTGGGTAAAAGATCTGGATGATCTATCTC
It encodes the following:
- a CDS encoding proteasome assembly chaperone family protein, with protein sequence MTQKINKKNKKILLVGFPSSGLIGTFATSYVVHTLKMNQIGEIDHPDLLPTLFVENGEILEPIRIYNKENLFVILSDIPFEPDLASDFAEMVVNYSKEQKIDMIVMVSGLEALNNPPASPKVYGLITDKSLEKTLYENQISKFLAGSIYGTEAKLLSKFRKLGVPTLVIYAECHPFFPDPNAAINAITTLSKVLKIKLDTEDIKNKMETLRIQHRNLMQETLNALQQKQEKHPKPKVPQIYR